In Lolium rigidum isolate FL_2022 unplaced genomic scaffold, APGP_CSIRO_Lrig_0.1 contig_41533_1, whole genome shotgun sequence, the following are encoded in one genomic region:
- the LOC124681387 gene encoding uncharacterized protein LOC124681387: protein MRTCDRNRSASGRPKSSPTTTRSTVMFSRFAGINCFRNLSEFSPCRFFIWKDLYVEHLRSSGIMAADPSSVFEGQIKCLPCRKDDRDDRAGFVVFSLSSYRCDSIMTIRRKKCWWKYV, encoded by the exons ATGCGCACGTGCGACAGGAACCGCTCGGCGAGCGGCCGGCCGAAGTCCTCGCCCACGACGACGCGGAGCACCGTCATGTTCTCCAGGTTCGCCGGCATCAACTGCTTCAGGAACCTAAGT GAGTTTTCACCGTGCAGGTTCTTCATCTGGAAGGACTTGTATGTCGAGCACTTGAGGTCATCGGGGATCATGGCAGCAGATCCATCTAGCGTCTTCGAGGGGCAGATCAAGTGCTTGCCATGCCGCAAGGATGACCGGGATGATCGTGCTGGTTTTGTTGTGTTCTCTCTAAGTTCCTACAGATGTGACTCAATCATGACCAttagaagaaagaaatgttggtgGAAATATGTGTAG